DNA sequence from the Alteribacter lacisalsi genome:
AAACGGTACTGAAATACAGATCGTATACAGCTTCAAGAGAACCGAGCTGATCCACCAGTGAAGCGAACGAATCCGGTGAATAATCAAGACAGGTATACTGCCCCCCTGCTTTAAGGAAGTGTACGCTCAGTATACTGTCATCAAGCATTGGACCGGTTTCATCAAGGAAAGCCTTTGTTTCCTGTTCGAACCCTTGAATATAATCCACTTCAAGGCCGATCCGGACAGCAATGTCGTCCCTGTATTCTTTCTTAACGCTCTGAAGTTCGTCGATGTACTGCTCAAGCCGATGTTTTTTCATGGCGCTGTCCTGTTCAGGTACCGGATCTGTGAAGCCTTCGGGAAGCGGTGCGTGCTCGGTAAAAGTCATCCCCTTATAACCGAGTCTGATTCCCTGTTCAATATAGGCACGGATCGGATGTGTTGAACCGTGTGGACAGTAAGATGTGTGAACGTGTCCGTCATACATGTGCTGGGACCTCCTTAAGGAATTTCAAGTATTTTGTCGTAATTCATAAAAAAAGGAGAAAGAACTAAAAAAAATCCAATAAAACCGCTCAAATATATATTTTTCCATGATATTATAAGGTAGACAAGGCATATCATCAAATCGGATCCGTCGGGCAGACGGGTTTATTCTTTATACTTATCGGTGTCATCTGATACGAAAGCACTCGATTCGACAGGGATAAACAATAAACACAAGTTGTTTTACATAATTCATACATATTTAATGACAGAGGAGGCAGCAGATGATTCCCATTTTATACAGTCTTGCAGCGCTTGCAGTGATTCTTTTTATTGCAGGGACGCTGGCAAGAAAACGCATATATAAAGAAGTGGACCGGCTTGAACAGTGGAAAATGAGAATCATGAACGAACCGGTGACAGAAGAAATAGGAAAGATTAAAGGTCTGACCATGTCAGGCGAAACCGAGCAGCGTTTTGAAGCATGGCGGTCCGAATGGGATGACATCCTGACAAAAGCGCTTCCTGATGCAGAAGAAAAGCTGTTTGATATCGAAGATGCGGCAAACCGCTACAGATTTAAAAAAGCGAAAAAGCTGATCGCAGAAGTAGACACTACGCTGGCTGCTGTTGAAGGCCATATGAAGAATATGATTAAAGAAATCAATGAACTGGTTGAGAGTGAAGAGCATAACCGGGAAGAAATTAATGATGTTCAAAATTATTACGATGAGACCAAAAAGAAATTATGGATGAAACGAAGCGCCCTGGGAAAAGCAGGGATTAAACTTGATGAGATGATGAAGAATGTCCATGGTTCATTTGAACAGTTTGAAGAAGAAACACTGGAAGGGAACTATTTGCAGGCTCGTCAGACGCTCGAACAGATGAAAATTTCTCTCCAGGAGATCCACAATCTCATTGAGGAAGTTCCCCAGTATCTCCTTCTTATTGATAAAGAACTGCCTAAGCAGCTTACGGAATTGGAGCGGGGTCTTAAAGAGATGGAGGAGCAGGGCTTTGCCATTGAACATTTTTCGTTTGGGAGTCAGATTACCGAAATGAAAGTAACGTTGACCGGACTGGCTGAGAGCATTGACCAGGTTGAGGTTGAGAAAGTAAAAGAGCCGGTTGCCGCTATCCAGAGGACGATCGATGAGATCTATGAGAACCTCGAATACGAAGCCCTTTCCAAACAGGTAGTTACCCAGCAGATCCAGGAGGTCGGCGCCAGAGTCGATCTGCTTCCTGATCTTTACCGTCAGTTAATTGAAGAAACCGATGAAGTCAAAAGCACGTACAGGCTGACAGAAGATGACTACAAACAGCAGTACCAGATTGAAAAAACTGTCCGGGATCTTACTCAGCAGTTTATGATCATTGAGGATTACTACGACAACTCGAAACAGACATATACAGCAGTCAGAACCATGATCAAAGAGTATCTCACGAAGCTGGAGAACGGCGAGCGTGAAATGCTTCAGGCGAAAGAAGTGCTTGAAGAGATGCGGTCGGATGAACGGAAGGCCGAGGAGACATTGCGGGAACTTAAGCAGCAGCTCATTAATACACAGAAGAAGCTCCAGAGAAGTAATATTCCCGGTCTGCCTCGACAGGTTCTTTCCGAATTAGACAAAGCTGAGGAAGCGTTTATCCGTGCAGCGGGAAAGCTCGATGAAGTGCCTCTTTCCATTGAAGACGTTACAAAACACGTTGATCAGGCACATGATCATATCACAAATGTAACGCAAACGATCGGTGATGTAATTGAAACCGCTACTCTGGCCGAGCGCCTTATCCAGTATGGGAACCGATACCGCAGGCAGAGCGACAGCCTGAATCTGCAGCTCCTTAAGGCAGAAGATGCCTTCAGAAATTACCAGTATGAGGACGCGCTGAATATCAGTGTCCAGGCAATTCGCCCGGTCGACCCACATGCATTAGAGAAAGTACAAAAGGAAAATGAAAAAACCCTGCAGCCTTCGGTGTAAACCGCGGCTGCAGGGTTTTCGTTATTCCTTAAAAAACCGTACCAGGCGTATTACCGGATAAAGAAGTCATTAAACAATAAACAAATTTAATAAGGACAGGGAAATTCCAGAAGGGATAAGGCAGGGGACCTGCTCCATTTTACGAACTTCAGGCTGATGAGAACCTTATCTCATCAGCCTGAAGTTCGCTACTGGGGGGAGTCGGTTATCAGAAGAATTACATCGATTTCTTTTTTACTGAAGAGGCGGCTAATCCGGCTGCTGCACCAGCCAGGGCAGGTACCGCCCAGCCAATGCCGAGGTCAAAAAACGGAAGCGCACCAACCGTGCCGGCAAGGAAGTCGGCGAACAGCCCGGCGGTAATAAGTCCTTCAGGGATACTTACGAGAGCTGCACCTGCAACGGCACCTTTGTACACGGCTTTTCGCCCGTTAAACAGGGGATCAGCCAATACAAGTACAATAAGGACAATCGCAACCGGATAAATCATAATCAGCATGGGCAGAGAAAACTGAATCAACTGTGTAAGCCCCATATTGGCCATCGTCAGACTGAAAAGAGCGATGATGCCGGTTGTAAGGGGATAGGGAACCTTGGGAAAGAGCTTCTTCAGATACTCCCCAAATGCTGAAATGAGACCGGTAGATGTCGTCAGACAGGCAATTGTTATAACAAAGGATAAAAGGACGAGACCAATGTTACCAAGGAGCATCTGGGATACGGATGTGAGAATCAGTCCGCCATTTTCCTGAATGCCGAGCGCAGTTACACTTGTCGCTCCGAGATAAGCGAGTGAAAAGTAGACGAGCGCAAGGCCCGTGCCGGCGATCAGACCTACCTGTACAGCTTTCCCTGTAAGCTGGCGGGAATCTGTTACCCCGTATTCCTTAATTCTTGAAATTACAACAATACCGAATACGAGGGCGGCGATTGCATCCATCGTAAGATATCCTTCAAGAAAACCTGTGAAAAACGGCTGGCTGCTGTAGGCACCTTCTGGTGGCTGTATGTCCCCAGGAGGCCTTACAAATACGTTCACCGCAAGTATGGCCAGAAGTCCTACAAGAACAGGTGTGAGAAATTTACCAACTCTGGATACAAGTTTTGAAGGGTTAAGAGCGAGCCAGTAACTTATCCCGAAAAACAACACGGTAAAAACAAGCATAAACAGGCTGTGCCCTTCTCCTTCCAAATAGGGAAGTGCACCAATTTCAAATGCTACACTGCCGGTACGGGGAATCCCGAAAAGAGGACCGATGGCTAAATAAACGGCAAGTGGAAAAAATAAACCGAATATCCGTCCGACCCGCACGGAAACGTTCTGGAGGTCGCCGCCGGATTTTGCCACTACTATTATGGCGAGCACGGGAAGCCCGACCCCTGTCACGAGGAATCCCAGCACGGCTGTCCATACACTTGTTCCTGCTTCCTGCCCGAGTGCAGGAGGGAAAATCAGATTGCCTGCTCCCAGGAACAGAGCAAACATCATAAAACCAATCGTCCAAATCTCTCTCGGTGTAAGCGTTTTCTCGTTTTTCATTGATGTTACCTCCCGGATGGCCTCCCATCCTTAAATAATCTGCTGAAAAGCTTTAAAGGAATAAAGACAAAGGTCATTTTATCACATCTTGAAATGTTGTAAACAGTTAAAATTGAAAGAAAGTTTCTGTTTGATTGTACCTGTTCAAGAAAGGGACGTTGAAAAATTCACATTTACACTGTAGAAAAATGTCGCACTTGTGGTAAGATTAGCTGTTGGATAGTATAGACGAAAATGCACGGTTTTACGGCATTTGGGGGTAAAGTTAACATGATTTATTTTGACAATAGTGCAACGACCAGACCTTACGAAGAGGTACTGGAAACATATACAAAAGTAGCCCATGATTTTTTCGGCAACCCGTCTTCTCTTCATCCAGCCGGGAAGCAGGCAGAGAGGCTGATGAACCAGACGCGTGAGATGGCGGCAAGGCTTCTGGACGTAAAAGCGAAGGAAATCCTGTTTACTTCCGGTGGAACGGAAGGGAATAATCTCGCTCTGAAAGGAACAGCGGTGAGGCATAGATCCAGAGGGAAGCATCTGATTACTTCTGAAGCCGAACACCCATCCAGCTTTGAAACTTTTCAGCAGCTTGAACAGGAAGGATTTGAAGTGACCTGGCTTCCGGTTAACAAAGACGGCGTGATCAGCCTTGTTGATCTGAAAGAAGCGGTAAGAGAGGATACGATCCTCGTTTCCCTCATTCATGTTAACAATGAACTGGGATCCGTTAACCCGGTAAAAGAGGCAGGGAATTTTTTAAAGCAGTTCCCAAAAATTCTTTTTCATGTCGATCATGTACAGGGAATCGGTAAAGTCCCTTTGCGCATCAAAGATTCAGGCATTGATTTCTGCACGGTTTCAGGACATAAATTTCACGGCGTGAAAGGGACAGGTCTTCTTTTTGCACGTGAAGGAATCGTGCTCTCGCCACTCTTTTCAGGAGGAAAACAGGAACATCAACT
Encoded proteins:
- the ezrA gene encoding septation ring formation regulator EzrA, producing MIPILYSLAALAVILFIAGTLARKRIYKEVDRLEQWKMRIMNEPVTEEIGKIKGLTMSGETEQRFEAWRSEWDDILTKALPDAEEKLFDIEDAANRYRFKKAKKLIAEVDTTLAAVEGHMKNMIKEINELVESEEHNREEINDVQNYYDETKKKLWMKRSALGKAGIKLDEMMKNVHGSFEQFEEETLEGNYLQARQTLEQMKISLQEIHNLIEEVPQYLLLIDKELPKQLTELERGLKEMEEQGFAIEHFSFGSQITEMKVTLTGLAESIDQVEVEKVKEPVAAIQRTIDEIYENLEYEALSKQVVTQQIQEVGARVDLLPDLYRQLIEETDEVKSTYRLTEDDYKQQYQIEKTVRDLTQQFMIIEDYYDNSKQTYTAVRTMIKEYLTKLENGEREMLQAKEVLEEMRSDERKAEETLRELKQQLINTQKKLQRSNIPGLPRQVLSELDKAEEAFIRAAGKLDEVPLSIEDVTKHVDQAHDHITNVTQTIGDVIETATLAERLIQYGNRYRRQSDSLNLQLLKAEDAFRNYQYEDALNISVQAIRPVDPHALEKVQKENEKTLQPSV
- the hisJ gene encoding histidinol-phosphatase HisJ translates to MYDGHVHTSYCPHGSTHPIRAYIEQGIRLGYKGMTFTEHAPLPEGFTDPVPEQDSAMKKHRLEQYIDELQSVKKEYRDDIAVRIGLEVDYIQGFEQETKAFLDETGPMLDDSILSVHFLKAGGQYTCLDYSPDSFASLVDQLGSLEAVYDLYFSTVSASVKAGLGKYKPKRIGHPTLVRKFHKRFPASFPILPKVTALFESIKSENLSIDMNGAGLIKPLCGESYPYFSALEAADKMGIPLIYGSDAHAPSKLATGAVTLHKRFQPAGPEAQ
- the brnQ gene encoding branched-chain amino acid transport system II carrier protein encodes the protein MKNEKTLTPREIWTIGFMMFALFLGAGNLIFPPALGQEAGTSVWTAVLGFLVTGVGLPVLAIIVVAKSGGDLQNVSVRVGRIFGLFFPLAVYLAIGPLFGIPRTGSVAFEIGALPYLEGEGHSLFMLVFTVLFFGISYWLALNPSKLVSRVGKFLTPVLVGLLAILAVNVFVRPPGDIQPPEGAYSSQPFFTGFLEGYLTMDAIAALVFGIVVISRIKEYGVTDSRQLTGKAVQVGLIAGTGLALVYFSLAYLGATSVTALGIQENGGLILTSVSQMLLGNIGLVLLSFVITIACLTTSTGLISAFGEYLKKLFPKVPYPLTTGIIALFSLTMANMGLTQLIQFSLPMLIMIYPVAIVLIVLVLADPLFNGRKAVYKGAVAGAALVSIPEGLITAGLFADFLAGTVGALPFFDLGIGWAVPALAGAAAGLAASSVKKKSM
- a CDS encoding cysteine desulfurase family protein, whose translation is MIYFDNSATTRPYEEVLETYTKVAHDFFGNPSSLHPAGKQAERLMNQTREMAARLLDVKAKEILFTSGGTEGNNLALKGTAVRHRSRGKHLITSEAEHPSSFETFQQLEQEGFEVTWLPVNKDGVISLVDLKEAVREDTILVSLIHVNNELGSVNPVKEAGNFLKQFPKILFHVDHVQGIGKVPLRIKDSGIDFCTVSGHKFHGVKGTGLLFAREGIVLSPLFSGGKQEHQLRAGTENPAGAAALVKAMRIHFERSAEGNRKLFSLTDELIASLQEIEGIAVNTSANRAPHIVNFSVPGVKPEVLVSAYGEKGMYVSTKSACSSKEPEPSRVLSACGFNRDRAASGIRVSLSYENTDSEIRTFLHYTKEIVPSLLEVVSK